The Salirhabdus salicampi DNA segment TGGCTTCTACCATCTCCGTTAATGAGGCAGCTGGTGCATAATAAGCACTGCCGTTACCTAGAAGGTTCACTATCTCACCGCCACCTTTACGTGTACGTTCGACAATCGCATCCAAACGGTCTTGTGGGATTAACTTCTCTAATGGAATCCCTCCGGCATATGAGTAGCGGATAAGTGGTACCATATCATCTCCATGACCACCTAAAACGAAACCTGTTACATCTTTAACGGACAGATTTAATTCTTGTGCAACGAAAGTACGGAAACGAGCTGTATCTAAAACACCAGACTGTCCAATAACTCGATTTTTCGGGAACCCTGATTCTTTGAATACTGTATAAGTCATTGCGTCAACTGGATTTGTTAATACAATGATGTAACTGTTAGGGGAATATTTGACGATTTCCTGTGTCACACTTTTCATAATTTTGGCGTTAGTATTTACAAGATCATCGCGACTCATTCCAGGTTTTCTTGCAATACCCGCAGTAATTACAACAATATCAGAATCCTTCGTATCCTCATAATTGGATGTGCCTGTAATATTAGCGTCAAAACCTTGTACTGGACTTGCCTCGAGCATATCTAATGCTTTCCCTTTTGTAGGGTTTTCCATGTCAGGAATATCAACAAGTACAACGTCAGCTAACTCTTTTTGTGCAACCATTAATGCGGTTGTAGCTCCAGTAAAACCAGCGCCAATTACCGACACTTTTCTTCTTTTAATGGTCATGTATATCCTCCTTGATTATTCCATGTTTTTAATTAACTCATCACCAAATTGGGAACACTTCACCTCTGTAGCGTTATCCATTAGTCGAGCGAAATCATATGTTACTACTTTGCTTGCAATCGTTTTTTCCATTGATTTAATGACAAGGTTTGCTGCTTCTCTCCATCCAAGATGTTCTAGCATCAGGACTCCGGAAAGAATAACTGAAGATGGATTCACCTTATCTAATCCTGCATATTTAGGTGCTGTTCCATGTGTTGCTTCGAAAATAGCATGGCCTGATTCAAAGTTAATGTTAGCACCTGGTGCAATACCGATTCCACCAACTTGTGCTGCCAATGCATCAGAAATATAATCACCATTCAAGTTCATTGTAGCCACAACATCGAATTCTTTTGGACGAGTTAAAATTTGTTGCAAGAAGATGTCAGCAATTGCATCCTTCACAATAATTTTACCTGCTTTTTCTGCCTCATCTTGGGCCTGATTTGCGGCGTCTTTTCCTTTTTCCTCAACGATACGGTCATACTCAGCCCATGTAAAGACTTTGTCACCATATTCTTCTTCAGCAACTTCATAACCCCAAGCTTTAAATGCACCTTCTGTGTATTTCATAATGTTCCCTTTATGAACTAGGGTAACGCTTTTGCGCCCTTCATTTAAAGCATAGTCTATTGCAGAACGAACTAAACGTTTTGTCCCTTCTTCAGATACAGGTTTAATTCCGATTCCCGATGTTTCTGGAAAACGAATTTTATGTACACCCATTTCGTTTTGTAAAAATTCAATAACCTTCTTCACTTCAGGTGTTCCTTTTTGCCATTCGATCCCAGCATAAATATCTTCTGTATTTTCACGGAAAATAACCATATCCGTATCTTCCGGACGTTTTAATGGTGATGGTACACCGTCAAAATAACGAACTGGACGTAAACATGTAAATAAGTCTAGTTCTTGTCTTAAAGCTACATTTAATGAACGAATCCCTCCACCAATTGGTGTTGTTAAAGGTCCTTTGATTGCAATCTTATATTCACGAATAACATCAAGTGTTTCCGATGGTAACCACTCACCTGTTTTGTTATATGCTTTTTCTCCAGCATATACTTCTTTCCACTCAATTTCTTTTTCGCCTTTATAAGCTTTTTCAACTGCAGCATCTAAAACACGAGAGGCAGCTGCCCAAATATCTGGACCAATTCCATCCCCTTCAATGTACGGAACAACTGGTTTGTTAGGTACATTCATTTTTCCATTTTCCACCGTGATTTTTTCAGCTTGTGTCATAAAAACCCCTCCTCATAATTTTTCAATAACTATTTCTATATCTTCATCATAAGATATGAAAAGCGAATAAGACAAAAAAACCGGAGAAGCCGGCAAACCCGGCTTCTATTATCGATGTTCAACTAAAACATATTTTTGTCCAGTTGGGCCATTATAGTCCGCTCTTGGACGAATCAAACGGTTATTTTCATATTGTTCTAGAATATGTGCTAACCAGCCTGAGACACGACTTACAGCAAAAATCGGTGTAAATAAATCGTGATCTATACCTAAACTATGATAGACCGAAGCAGAATAGAAATCTACGTTTGCAGGTAAGCCCTTTTCCGACTTCATATAATCCTCAATTTGAACAGACATCTCATACCACTTTGATTCACCATTTAAGTCGGTTAATTGTTTCGACATTTCCCTTAAATGCTTGGCGCGGGGATCACCTTGTCGATAAACACGGTGGCCCATGCCCATGATCTTTTCTTTATTTGCTAACTTGTCTTTTACGTAGTCAATTGCATAATTCGGATCATCAATTTCTTTTAGCATTTTCATCACTCGTTCATTTGCTCCACCATGAAGAGGACCCTTCAAGGCACCAATAGCTGCAGTTATACCTGAGTATACATCCGATAGCGTAGCTACACATACTCTTGATGTAAATGTAGAGGCATTTAATTCATGGTCCGCATGTAGAACAAGTGCTTTATTGAACGCTTCTACTTCAATATCTTTCGGTTCTTTACCATTTAACATGTAAAGGAAGTTTTGGGCAAAACCAAAATCAGCCTTAGGTGATACCGGTTCTTTCCCTTGGCGTATGCGAGCAAAAGCGGTTACAATTGTTGGTACTTTCGCTTGTAAACGAATTGCTTTACGTTTGTTTGCTTCTTCTTCCATAACATCAGCTTCATCATCAAATAATCCTAACATTGAAACTGCAGTTCGTAATGCAGCCATAGGATGAACAGACTTCACATCATATGAACGGAAATGGTCAATGATTTCCTTCGGAATATCCATATTATGCGCTAATGTTTCTTTAAATTCTACTAATTCAGCCCCTGTTGGCAGTCTCTTATTCCATAAAAGGAAAATGACTTCTTCAAAACTTGCATTCTCAGCTAAGTCATCAATGTCATATCCTACATATGTTAACTGATCATTAATGATTGAACTGATAGATGACTCTGTTGCAACTACCCCTTCAAGCCCTTTTGTTCCTGCCATGGTATCTCTCTCCTTCTTGTATAAATTTACCCCTTTTTAAATTTTCTACCGAACGGAAGAAAACGCTTTAAATTATAAAAATAAAAATGTAAAACCTTTTACATCTTTAATTATAAACAAAGATGTGCAAAAAGTGAAATCATTTCATTAATTTTTAATGTTATGAATTCTTAACTTCCTAATACAAGAGTAGTAGCGGTTCTGTTGAATCAAGGTTTATAAAAGACAACCGTTTACCAAAAAAGCACAAAAGTTAATTGCACTCTTTAATGAAGTCGATATTAGCTTATTAAAACCATTGAATGACATAGTCGGATAATTTCATTCCTATATAGGCGATACCTGCACCAATTAATGGGCCTACTGGAACTCCTTTAAAAAAGACTACAGCCAGTATGGTTCCGAGAACAAGCGCAGTGGTTAAATGTGGTGAGTTTTCTAATAAAAAGAGCCCATCCTTGGCGACATATGCAACAAACATCCCTGCAGCTAACGAAATCCAAGCATAATAGGAGGTGATACTTTCGTATAATTGCTGAAATCCTATATCCCCAGATGCAATTGGTGCCAATACTGCAATCGTAATGACAATAACTCCAATACCAATTCCCTTCGCTTCGATATATGGTAAAAATTTACCTTCTAATTGAAACAATTTAATTCCTAATAGAATATAGATGGCAATCATAATAGCATTGTTTTTAGCTATATATCCTAGCATAAATAAAATTAATAAGAATAATGTGGACTGAGAAAACATGTGATTATTACCCCCGATTCGGTTCACCTTTCATAAAAAATCGTATCATAACTCGTGATGAAGGAAAAACTTATACTCTCCCCTGTGAATATGCTAATATTTAAGTACTAGAAAATAGAGGAGGTCCGTTCGTGAAAACTATTAATCTTCACCGCTTCTTACGGCTGCTTCTTGTTATCGGTGTTATTGTAGGAGCCGGATTCTTATTTATCATAGTATCTAAATATACATATCCATTTATTATTGCTCTGATCATTGCCTTTTTCATGAATCCTATTGTGAATTGGTTAGAACATAAAGCGAAAATGCCTAGAACGTTAGCGGTGTTCTTAACGATAATATTGATATTAGCAATTATTGTAACTGTTGTGACCATATTAGTCGTAGAGATTATTGGTGGCACTACCTATTTAGCAAAAAAAGTACCAACTTACTTTGAAGAACTTGTTGAATATGTACAGGGAATCGTTGCCTCGCAGGTGATCCCTTTATATGAAAAGATTAGTTCAATGTTAGATAAATTAGACCCGGGTCAAAAAGAACAAATTATGGACCAAATTAGCAATATCGGATCAGACATTGCTACTACAGGGAAAGAAATGTTAACTGGCATTTTAACTTGGATACCGCAGCAAATTGCAGGTATACCTAACTTCGCAACAGTACTCATTTTCTCACTATTAGGTACATTCTTTATTAGCAAGGACTGGTATAAACTAGTACGTCTGTTCAAAAATTTCACTCCGGAAAAAGTTGTTACTTCTAGTGGGAGCGTTGTAAAAGGTTTACAAGGGGCATTGTTCGGCTTTGTAAAAGCTCAACTCACCCTGATTACCATTACCGGTGTCATTGTGTTAATTGGTCTACTCATATTAAGAGTAGAATACGCCATTACGATTGCATTACTCACTGCTGTGGTGGATTTATTACCTTATTTGGGTACCGGCCTTATCTTTGTTCCGTGGATACTTTATTTATTTTTTACCGGAAACTATTTTTTAACAATCGGTCTAGCTGTATTATACATTATCGTTATTGTACAGCGACAAATGATGGAGCCAAAAATATTATCTACAAATA contains these protein-coding regions:
- the citZ gene encoding citrate synthase, with amino-acid sequence MAGTKGLEGVVATESSISSIINDQLTYVGYDIDDLAENASFEEVIFLLWNKRLPTGAELVEFKETLAHNMDIPKEIIDHFRSYDVKSVHPMAALRTAVSMLGLFDDEADVMEEEANKRKAIRLQAKVPTIVTAFARIRQGKEPVSPKADFGFAQNFLYMLNGKEPKDIEVEAFNKALVLHADHELNASTFTSRVCVATLSDVYSGITAAIGALKGPLHGGANERVMKMLKEIDDPNYAIDYVKDKLANKEKIMGMGHRVYRQGDPRAKHLREMSKQLTDLNGESKWYEMSVQIEDYMKSEKGLPANVDFYSASVYHSLGIDHDLFTPIFAVSRVSGWLAHILEQYENNRLIRPRADYNGPTGQKYVLVEHR
- the ytvI gene encoding sporulation integral membrane protein YtvI; protein product: MKTINLHRFLRLLLVIGVIVGAGFLFIIVSKYTYPFIIALIIAFFMNPIVNWLEHKAKMPRTLAVFLTIILILAIIVTVVTILVVEIIGGTTYLAKKVPTYFEELVEYVQGIVASQVIPLYEKISSMLDKLDPGQKEQIMDQISNIGSDIATTGKEMLTGILTWIPQQIAGIPNFATVLIFSLLGTFFISKDWYKLVRLFKNFTPEKVVTSSGSVVKGLQGALFGFVKAQLTLITITGVIVLIGLLILRVEYAITIALLTAVVDLLPYLGTGLIFVPWILYLFFTGNYFLTIGLAVLYIIVIVQRQMMEPKILSTNIGLDPLATLIALFVGFKLFGFVGLIIGPVVLVILNTLYKTGIFHEIWEYIKGEPKR
- a CDS encoding DUF441 domain-containing protein translates to MFSQSTLFLLILFMLGYIAKNNAIMIAIYILLGIKLFQLEGKFLPYIEAKGIGIGVIVITIAVLAPIASGDIGFQQLYESITSYYAWISLAAGMFVAYVAKDGLFLLENSPHLTTALVLGTILAVVFFKGVPVGPLIGAGIAYIGMKLSDYVIQWF
- the icd gene encoding NADP-dependent isocitrate dehydrogenase; amino-acid sequence: MTQAEKITVENGKMNVPNKPVVPYIEGDGIGPDIWAAASRVLDAAVEKAYKGEKEIEWKEVYAGEKAYNKTGEWLPSETLDVIREYKIAIKGPLTTPIGGGIRSLNVALRQELDLFTCLRPVRYFDGVPSPLKRPEDTDMVIFRENTEDIYAGIEWQKGTPEVKKVIEFLQNEMGVHKIRFPETSGIGIKPVSEEGTKRLVRSAIDYALNEGRKSVTLVHKGNIMKYTEGAFKAWGYEVAEEEYGDKVFTWAEYDRIVEEKGKDAANQAQDEAEKAGKIIVKDAIADIFLQQILTRPKEFDVVATMNLNGDYISDALAAQVGGIGIAPGANINFESGHAIFEATHGTAPKYAGLDKVNPSSVILSGVLMLEHLGWREAANLVIKSMEKTIASKVVTYDFARLMDNATEVKCSQFGDELIKNME
- the mdh gene encoding malate dehydrogenase; the encoded protein is MTIKRRKVSVIGAGFTGATTALMVAQKELADVVLVDIPDMENPTKGKALDMLEASPVQGFDANITGTSNYEDTKDSDIVVITAGIARKPGMSRDDLVNTNAKIMKSVTQEIVKYSPNSYIIVLTNPVDAMTYTVFKESGFPKNRVIGQSGVLDTARFRTFVAQELNLSVKDVTGFVLGGHGDDMVPLIRYSYAGGIPLEKLIPQDRLDAIVERTRKGGGEIVNLLGNGSAYYAPAASLTEMVEAILKDQRRVLPAIAYLEGEYGYDDLYLGVPTILGGNGLEKVIELDLTDEERNALNKSVESVKSVLSILK